The window TAATATTTTAAAGCAAGTAAATATTGTCACTGAAAACAAGactttattcttgtttttctgattttgcaTTTAGTGTAATGCAAGTGCATGTAGTgctaataaatatttttatgttCAATACCTAAATGCCTTTATGTGCTGCTACCTTGACGTGGTGAGGGAGCTTGGATCCACGAAGCCGAAGAGGTCCCCAAATTGGGTCGGCAACATAACTGACCAGCGGCGTGAAAAATGCAACCAAGCCAAGCTTATCTTCCATGACAAACCGACTCAAGTAAACAGAAAAAAGTGTAAAGACCTGAACGAACAACTGAAAAAGGCATATGAGGAGGACGAAAGGAAACATCTGGAGGACAAGCTTCACGAATTCAAGCATGCAGCAGAGAAAAACCAATACAACGTTGTTTGGAGAGTCGTCAATGAACTCTCTGATAAAGGAAAGTCAAATGCCTCCACCAAAGTGAAGAAGGCTGATGGCACAAGAGTTGAGAACACTGAAGAACTGCTGTCTGAATAGGGCCAGTACTTCCAAAAGCTCCTCAACAACCAGAGAGTACCAACTCTGACATCGACCCACCACTAGCGGACGAAGACTTGTTGATAAAAACCGGCAACATCACTCAGGCCGAGATCAGATCAGCCATTAAACAACTGAAATCAAGGAAGTCTCCAGGTTGCAATACATCAATAACCACAGATGCACTCAAATATGGTGGTGAACAGGTTGAAGAAATCCTGCACCACATCTGTGACACCGTGTTAACCAAATGGTTTCCACCATAATACTTCCTCTGCCTAAGAAGAGAAACCTGTAAGAGATGACCAACTACAGAGCCATAACACTAATGACCATTGCAGCCAAGATTTACAATCGAGTGCTCCTCAACAGAATTAGACCACATGTTGACCCAGTACTGAGATGCAACCAGGCGGGCTTCCGCAGAGGCCAGAGTTGTGCCCAACACATCTTCATTCTCAAGGAGACTGATGGAGGGTGCAGATGACCAACAGTTGCCGCTATATTCCACCTTCATCGATTTCAAAAAGGCCTTTGACTCAATCGACCGCAAAGTGATGTCCAAGGTACTGAGCCATTAAGGGATCCCCGAGGAGATGGTACAAACCATAAAAGCACTCTACAACAACTCAAGAAGTGCAGTGTACGTTGATGGACATCTCACCGAACAGTTCAATGTCACCACGGGAGTGCTCCAAGGAGATGTCTTGGCACCCTTCCCATTGATCATCATAACTGATTATACGATAAGAACGGCtgtgggggggaagggggggggggtatggattCACCACCATGCCAAGGAGATCCACAAGACATCCAGAGGAGGTAATCAATGAAGATTTTGATAAGTGGTTCAACTTGGcggtcgccattttgaatgctCCCACGCGTGGTGAGAGCAAATGAAAATAGCTCAATATATGGCGCTTTACCATTGGTTAAAATAAACAGCTCTTATATAGAAAAGCTTATTCTATTGGTTATTGACCAAAGACCTATCCAACATAACCAACGTGAGTGCTACGCGAATAATAGGGGTACGGTCGCTCGCAGCGATACAGTCAAAGGGAAATTAAGGAATAGATTTTTTCACATCAACGAAAACGTTTCGTGTTCAAGTGAGTTCATTTGTTAAATATCCTTTCCTAATGCTCTTGGCTTCTGTAAAAGAAGTGGTGGTATACGTATAAACACTAGGTTACGATCAATGTTCCCGAAAGCAAACTGTCATGACAGCTCGATTGCCACAGAATTGGCAATATATAAGCCACAGACGCGTTCCTCAGCGAGCAGGTAAGTTTCTCCAGAGATCACCTTATTATGTAAATTTATTGCCTCTTATTTTCTGTACAGTATGCTCTAGTTGTCAGTTTTATTCTCATGTAAATTCACTCGAACAAAGGTTCCCAGTTGCGTTCATCACTGATCAACTGCATCGTTTGAACTCGCCTAATTTACAGTGTCTGACATTTGAAGACTGCAggctaaccctaaatcacaattattgaaagctaaccgttttaaaacgggTTGTTAGACTTAAATTATGTTTATCAGtgttatttgaaatgggtgcttagacttaaataatgtttatctGTGCTATTTGCaggcagtctgcaaatgtcagacactgGCTAACTTACGCAGTGGTAGTTTGAGCTTTGCAactattttgtttctttggaCTGGtgaagtttttgttttgataataAGAGGCGTAATGAGGGAGATATCGAAAATGTAATTTGCGGTAGTTAAAGTTATGACACAAAGAGTTGTTATCTTGCCGATTTTTTGGCATTGCTACATGTTTACCTCTACGTTACGAAATTTCACAAGTGATTTTCCATTGCCTTAgatttgtttccttgtttgacaCGCGTCCCCTGTTGCCGATTAAGCTTACGAAAAGTACAGTACCAAACATGTTTTGGTTGTGgcgttatatattttttttgaaagagagAAAGTGGTGATTGAAATGCATCTTCACTAATTTATTGCTGTGGTGGTATTATGACAAAATGCTGCTGTGTTTTAGGTGTTGCATCAAGACAGGAAAAAACAGAAAGGACTGCTGATGCAGAACCACCTCTGGTGGCCACTGCTTCAGCAACACACTCAGCAGAACAGGTGCACACAAGAAATGTGTGGGTAGACAGTGTTTTAGGTGTCTTGGAAGATCACCCTCCAAGCCCTCACTGTCTAATGGGTCCTTGCATCACTGCCAGTGAATTGACCCACAATCAAGGATCCTGTGCACCAGACATCACCAATCACACCAAGCGTCACAAAAACTGTTGACGGTTTTGGAAAAGTCTGAAAGACAGGGGTTTGTGGCAGCATGAACTTTATATTAATCGAAAGACCTCAGCTGGTCTTAGTGAGGTAGAGTTGCGTGAGCTTATGCCCCAGTGTGTCCTTGACGACACCAGGAAACGATACCCCAACCCACCTGGTGTGCCATTTTTGGGACACAAAAGGGGCATAAGTATCCAAAACCCCTTTGAACATGGTAATGTTAACTTACCACAATGAATACCACCATTTCACATTtacataaaaatatatatatattaattaataatctCCTTATGTTCTGTACTGATCAATAGCAATTTAAGCAGTTAATGTAATATATTATGGATTTGTTTGAATTGTGTTGGTTTCTATTTACTGGCAGATTGCTACTTAATTATCCTTTCCTACGTATCGTTACTGGAAATAAATTGtatcattgatttattttttgtctgcAACTCATTTATAATTTTAGTTGGGAAGCTTCATAGGTGTTTGATAAACATGGAAAATACTTTGCTTGTTACATTTTAGTTCTTGGCAGCTTTTATAAGTATAAATTTGGTTACAGCTTGTATTGAATACAAACGATTTGTTAAACATATCAATTACAACTAAGGGAAAGAGCTCCTTGTTACAAAATGCTGTCTGTTCCTTTCGTTTTTTCAATGTGTCGTTTCCAGGGCCCCGCTTTCCGCTGTGACAAAATCGTTGTCATAGTAACTTTGGTGAGATGCATTGCTGGCTCAGTTGGACTCATTTTCGCCATTTTGAGGATTTTGAGAAAAGCACGAGGCAATGGAGGGTATTCAATGTTTAGAGAGATGTATTTACGAGCGACCACTTACGAGTGAACCTTTTATCTAGAATCAAAGTGAACATATATCAAAACTATCTTTACATCAATCTCTTGTAAAACGTaagtttattacaaagtgctATAGACGTGCCCGTGAACCAAGCAGAATTTCACTGCGATTTTTAAGACGTCTCAAGAACAAGAGTAGCGTGTTAAAAAAGTTTCTCTTCAAAAGGATCTCATCGATTCTTATACCGAAGTCCTCAAAGCTGCATCGCTATGTTAAAAAGGTTAGAAAGCTTTATAATACACGTTATAAATGTAATCATAAACACGATCCAAAGATATTTTACTTAATTAAAGTGACTGTGCCCAAGAAAACTTCTTCGTTGTCTTTAAGTAGTCGGCTTTATCACGTCATAATGAAACTAAAGTGTAAAGCACGTCGAtatttatcattgttttcttGTAATAGTGCAAGTCATATGACTAATTATTTTAGTTTCAAACTAAGTACAGATGTCGAGAAGAATCCAGGACCTACTCAAAGCAACACTGATTCTCATGAAACAATAATTAAGCCTGTTATGCAAGGTGATAGCTCAATAAtgcagttggtttcttctgtgaTTTTGATGCGCTCTAGATTATATGAACTTGGTTTACAGGCAAAAGATGTTGGAGGTGCAGGTGACTGTTTCTTTAGATCTGTATCACGTCAATTATATGGCAATAGCAACCATCATATGCAAGTCCGTAATGCTGGAGTTCAATATATGAGAGATCACCCAGAGAGATTTGTTGAGAGCAATACTGACAATTCATGGCTCAGATACTTGAATGATATGTGTATTCAAGGTACATGGTCTGATGCACTTATTGTTCAAGCAGTTGCTGCTGCATTAAATGTTGTTATTCATTTAGTCGAATCCAATCCAGGCTTTTcaccaatagaccatattcgtattctcagtattggactggaactagcttgcaatggaggctaatgcgggggaaccttttcaaatgcaaatactctttaatatattcccccgcattagcctccattgcaagctagttccagtccaatactgcgaatacgaatatggtctattactaCTGTTTATCCGGTTCAGGATAGCTTGTCCACAATTACCATAGGTCATATTGATGAATGTCATTATGTCTCAACCACTCCCTTACAATCAAATGCCTCCATTTCAATGTATAGTAAATCAACAACTGATATTCAATCTTCAATAAATAATCATATTATTATGTCCATATATGCAATATGTTTCTCTATTATCAAATCATGTACTTACTGGGATTCTTCAACACTGCAGGCTCTCCATGAACATGCatgtttgttttatgaaaaGTGTGATCTGCACAGTGTTAGCAAAATGCCTAGTATTGTAACCATCTATGGGGCtgacaatgaaataaaattctcaCAGGTGATTCAGAGCTCTTTAAGACAGTGTTATCATGTTAATAAGGAGTTTCTTGTGGAAtgtattttaaaagaaaatgcaaGAAGTTGTGTTACACCAACTGGATACCTATTTTGCTGTAACGATATCTACATAAGCTGTATAGTTCATCATAGCACTTCAGACAAAGGAGgcaaaaattcatttgacaatgatttttGGAGGAGTCTGGCATCAAACCTAATGCTATAAGAATATTGAATTGGTAGTTTTCTGGAATAATCTGAGACGAAATAAAGCGTTGTATTAAGGATGTCCAAAAAGAGGTGACTAAGTTTTTCTGGTTCATCTTTACAAAAGGAGCAGTTTGGGTCGTCTTGTAGGCCATAAGAGTTTAATTGTGGACAAAATTCTGCAGTACTTAAGAGGGCAAACTGTTATTCGGTACCTCGTCTGCAATTctgtgagagaaagaaaatgatTGAAATCGTCCTTCAAATGTTTCACCATTGTAACACCTGCACAATGCCACTCAGGGTAGTAAACGGGGCGGTTGTCAATTCTAATCAGCGAATTATACCACAAACTTTGGTTGAGAAAGTGATTCTCTGAAATTATTCGATCTTCGAAATTGATTTCTGCCCAAATTTTCAGAACTTCACCAATAAAGCTATCTTTAGATTGAAGAATATTCTTAGAGTCATTTGTGTTAAGGTTGCCAGTAAGAACTGTTTTTCCGCCAAAAGCCTTTAACTCAAGATCAAAGAACAATTTCCATTTGCCTCGGTTTTCTGcatccaaatatttttttatccagTTGGCTTTCAAAGACTTACTAAAAGAAACAATATCTATCATTTTAAGGCCCCCGTTTGGATAGTCATTAATGATAGTGTTTCGCTTAATTTTGTCTCCTTTACCATTCCAGAGGAAGGCGAAAAGAAGTTTGTTTACTTCTTTAATAGCCTTTACATTTAAAGGTAGCGGTGATAAGATATAAACAAGTTGCGAGACAACAAGGCTTTTAAGTACTGCTATTTTACCCATCAGTGTCAATCTGCGGTAGTTCCAGCTGCTTAATATATTCCTGACCTTTACAAGTTTTTCGTCGTAATTTAAATCAGTGATTTCCTCCGGGTGAACTGAAAGCCAGATTCCTAGAGTTTTCGCTTTGTATTTTGGCCATTTAAAATTCCTCTCAGGAAAAGGAACATCACTGCTCTCACATTTTGCTCCAATCCATAGtgcctctgtttttttttcattcagtttCAAACCCGAAACTTTGTAAAAGTCGTCCAGAGTTTGAAGGCAAGCTTTTAGAGAAACCCTTGATCCATCTAGTATTAAcgttgtgtcatcagcatattgaCTTAACTTTACTTCTTCATTATTTCTCAGAAAACCgccaattttttatttctgcgGATATCCTTGGCTAACATTTCAACCGCTAAAACGAACAAATAGGGTGAGAGGGGACAACCCTGCCTAACacctctttggatttcaaagaaTTCACTCGTCCATCCGTTATTTAAGATGCAGCTCTCTGGACAGCTGTAAAAAATTGTGAACCATTGTATTAAACTATTGCCAAAACCAAAATAGTTAAGAGtgagttttttttaatgaaagtccATTCTAttgtgtcaaaagctttttcaaaatcaagaaaCAAAAGTAGTCCTGGCGTATTTTGTTCTTTTGCATAACAAATGATACTTTGTAATAGTCTAATGTTTTCACCTATGAATCTGTTTATTagattaggaaaaaaaaaattttaatcgGCCAGCAATTGCCTTAGCCGCTATTTTATAGTCGCAATTAAGCAGTGTTAAAGGTCTCCAGTTCTTAATAAAATACGGCTCAGCGTCTTTCTTTGGAATAAGCTTAATAACTCCCCTTCTCTGGGTGACTGAAAGTTTTCCTGTTTCATAGGCGTAATTTAATGCGTCAATTAAAGTAGAAGATATGTCTCTCCAAAAAAACTTTATAAAATTCAGCTGGTAAGCCATCGGTGCCTGGAGTTTTTTTGGGTTCCATAGTTTTAAGTTTTCCTTCACATGCATTTCTTTCGTAATCCTTAAGGACTGTATCGTTTTCTCCGTCAAAGAAAGCTGCCGTGTCAAGAAAGTTGGTTACCGTGACTTTAGATTCATAAAGGTTCTTATGAAAAGACGTGCACTCACACAGAATATCTCCATCGGAGTTGATGAAAGCGTTGTCACTAACCTTAATTTGACTGATTGTGCTCTGTTTAAAATGCCTTTTCTCTAGACTTAAAAAGTACGTTGTATTTTTCTCTCCTTCATTGTACCATCTGGCCTTTGATCTCAAAATTGCGCCTTTTGTACGATGTTCAATTATCTTTTCATACTCAAGGTTTTGTTTATCAATTTCATCTTCAAGGTGTGAGATTTGTGACTCAGTGAGGTTTCCATGAGATAGATTTATGATTATGGGATAGATTTATGATTATAGCGCTCGTTGTTTATGATTAGGTAACGGCCTCTGACAATAGCATTTTGAATTCCCTGTTCATCTcttctttcaagctgaatagcTCGGGCATAATCCTCTGTTATGTAGGCGTCGGTATAACTAGAAGACGACTTCATCTTACCTTTCTTGGACCATACCGTGTCTCTGTCTTCTCGGCATACGAAATGAGCAATTATAGGCCTATTTTTACCTACCACTCTTTTCCCTACCCGATGTACTGCGTGAAAACGGATCTGTGTTACATCTGCGCCCAACTCGTTCTGAATGATGTTGGTTATAACAGACTTGCAGTCTTCACCTTCTGATTCCTTTATGTTGTTAAATCGCAGATTCTCTCTGCGTGTGTACTGCTCTAGTTTGATATTGTTCTCCACTTCTTCCTTTAGCTGTTGCTCAAGTTGTGCGATGTGCTCGGTCAAAGTTGCCATAGCTTTTTCATGTTGCTCTGGCTTTTTCAGATAATCTGTTAAATTCTTCTTGGCTGTAAGTTAAACTTGACTCAAGTTCTCTGATCTTTCCCCTTACTTCGTCTAAATCAGCTTTAAAATCATTACGGAGCTTATCCATGTCAGCGTGAATCGTCGCGAAACCTTCAGTGACTACTTTGGTCAGAGCGTCGATTGAGCctttcaaaatcttgatagTTTGTGTCGGCCATGTTCTCTCCAACCGAGGAATCAGAACCACGCTTCGAGCGTTTTCTTCCCATATATATCTGTAGAAACCTTTaaagtgacaagaattttgtcCCTCTTCATGCAAACAACAGCTCTGTCAGAAGTGCCCCAGTAAAATAAAAGGATTTGGGCAAGAAGTTTACCAATTTTTGACGGTGCGTTAAAATCAACGTCCACTCTCCATGCGGTCGGGTCCAGTCTCCAGAAAAAGCAGCGTTACAGTTCGATGGATAGAACAAAGAAAGATGAGCTTCTTGAAACTTGTGctaaaaaatataaacaaatagATAcgtcaaaaaagaaacaatgtcTTAAAAATcggagaaaaaaatataaacagaTGGAcgtttcccaaaaaaaaaattgttaaacaaAATTGCTGAACATAGTAGAAAAAGGTATCACTGTATGGattgtaaaaagaaagaaaaacatcttaacacaaaaagaaatcaattagCAATAGCTCGACAGACcaggaaattttcaaaagttaATGTTGACATTTGCATTTCACAGTTTTGCAAGAAAATAAAACAGGGTCCTTATTATGTATGCACTGTCTGGCACGGGATGCTTTACAGAAAATCGgtattaatatttaaaaaacaaaaatatgttaagtGCAACATTCAAAACATCTTTACAGACAAATTATCATTTGACAATAAGGAATACATCTGTAAAACATGTCACTCTAAAATAATCAAAGGAAAAGTCCCTTGTCAAGCATTGTACAACGACATGTTTGTAGATGATATACCAACAGAACTCTCCTCTTTAGAAAAACTTGAGCAGATTCTCATTGCGCAAAgaattgtttttgaaaaaatagtGGTCATGCCAAAAGGCCAACAAAGAAAGATTAAGGGAGCTATCTGTAATGTGCCAGTTGAATGTGACAAGACTTGCCAAACTCTACCACGTGCACCTGAAAGTTCTGGGATTATTTCGTTAAAACTGAAACGTAAACTGCAGTTTAAAGGAAATGTTTACTATCAAGCTGTGCGCCCTGAAGTGTTACTTTATGCT of the Montipora capricornis isolate CH-2021 chromosome 7, ASM3666992v2, whole genome shotgun sequence genome contains:
- the LOC138055396 gene encoding OTU domain-containing protein 3-like, which gives rise to MTNYFSFKLSTDVEKNPGPTQSNTDSHETIIKPVMQGDSSIMQLVSSVILMRSRLYELGLQAKDVGGAGDCFFRSVSRQLYGNSNHHMQVRNAGVQYMRDHPERFVESNTDNSWLRYLNDMCIQGTWSDALIVQAVAAALNVVIHLVESNPGFSPIDHIRILSIGLELACNGG